From the genome of Toxoplasma gondii ME49 chromosome XII, whole genome shotgun sequence:
CTCTGGCAAATAATTCATGTCTTGTAGGTTGACGACGAATCTCTCGCACACACTTGGGCGACGACGGATAATCGTTCGTCAGAGCCACGGCTGAATCGAGGTCATCAAACCACGGAAAACTGATGCGAGGACCCGTCCAATCCTAGTGTCACCACATATAGTGCACCAACCTTCAAAGACGGAATCCCCTTCAGCAAACGCTATGGTCCATGCGGACGCTGCTCGAGTGGTTTGATATCACTGCACACTTTGTCTTATGAAAGCAAATCGTCTTAATTACTTAGAGCCATCGAAAAATGGAACGTGGAGGCGCACAATTCGACGTACGCCCGACATCGTTCTCAACGACAGAAACTAACAATACGGCACCACTCTCCCTTGGACAACGCCTAGGGTCCCTGATGACACACCTCGCCTGCTAACGCATGCAGGATCGTACATAACATATCCTGTTGTAAGTGGACCCGACCTCTTGGTAAATCTTGCGAATGCAGTCGTTCAGCCCAGTGAATTGTCGCTCCGCCTGCACTTTACCCACGTCGGCTCCTAGACGAGTTCTTGCAAAGTCCAGGGGGTACACGAAAGAAAGTGAAGTGGCGCCTGCGAATCAAAGATATTTCCAGAGACGATCGTTCATGGATTAGTGCAGCAAAAGCCCACTCGTGCGCCTTCGCGAGTGCGGTCGACACTACCATTCTGGCCGCCAACACTGTTCCGTAGGcaaaaaaagcaaagaacgACGGCAGATACGCAGCAAATCGTATTTCACGGGGATCCAAAGGAACCCCCGCTGTTCTTTTGCTGTCCGAGCACGTGCTTGAGCTTACTGCACGCACAGACCAATATTTTTAGGCATGCGTATCGCCGACAACTTGCCTGCAGCACCGCCCGAAGCGAGCGTCTCTGCAAagaatttccagaaatccTGCTTCGGATCATGCCGGACAAAGAGCTTCTGGTACTTCTCCTTGCACGCGAAATTGAGTGCTTGGGTGGGGAAGTAACGGACAACGTTCGCCCAATTGCCTGCAGAAAAGATTGAAGAAAACAGTTTCCACGAAAGATTCATTCTTCTTCAGggatacacacacacacacacaccgtGAAGACAAGGCCGAGGCAAACAGATAGCCCCACCCGCTTCCACATGCGAGGCAAGAGGTGGCACCGCGCCTGGTGACTTGGCTTTTTTCAAAGAGACAGCGGTCGGGAACTCACCTCTCCAGAAAGAATATAACCCCTGCTCGCGGTGCACCCTGACAAAGCAATCTTTCAATCCCTCATACTTTTTTATCTGACCCTCTTGATGGCCGATCTGCGTGCTAGCGTCTTGCAGCTGGAGCAGCAGCTTCACCCGCTCCACTGGGGCAACAAACGTCTTGGAAATTCCTCCAGCGAGTCCGCCCATAAGAAAGTCCCGGAGGAAGGACGCCGATAGGGCCTTGAAGTCGGTAGTCTGCGGAGGGGAAGACGAACTGGGACACGCCATTGCTAAGAGGAGAACAGCGTTTACCCGTTAGGTCCGCAGGCTGTGTACAGTACAGATAGCGGCTACGCGACAGAGCAAGGCGGTAAGAACTTGACCTGCCCGGACTGCCCTGCGTTCTACCCCTAGCGCAACAGAGCTGCCTCCGAACCAAATACAGAATATCAGCCAAAAATGAAGAACTCTCCCCAACAACACGAAGACTAGTCACCAAGATGAGCCGTGCTGTCAGTTATCGTTTGACCACAGCTCCGCGCCGACCCTCCACAAGCAAATCGGGGTTCCCCACTGAGATTCACCAGCTTCCGCTACTGTGCAGGCAGAGTCAGCAGACAGAATCTCAGCCTGCACACGGAAAACTATTCATTAGAAGCATGTGACCAGAAGCGATGACTCTCCAAACTAGTCATGTATGCTGTCGCGGACTCAAGTGTCCGTCGTTTGAACATGAGGAACGGAATGTCTGCGCTGTCAATTTGGTGCCAGATTCGTTGAGTGAGCTCCAGAGCGATAGCTAGGAAAACTGACAGGTGTGAAGCACATTGGAGGTTGGGAAATGCAAGCCTACGTCAACGTGGGCACCGAAATTAGTACCAGGATCACGTGCTTGGCTTACCATGAGCGCTTGCTACTTTCCCCGGATCCTGCATGGTTGTATAGCCTGCATGGCACTCGCCAAGACACGATCCCAGATGCCTCCCTTTTTTGGACCTCTgattctctctgtttctcaaCGGAAGAGTTTCTTGGCTTTTCGCAGAACGAAAAGAGCTCCATGATGAATGCTGTAGTGTACAGGTTTTCGCAGCAACCGCAACTCAGCCCTTGAATTTCGGGATCGAATGTCCTGCCGCATCTGCGTCCTCGCGCATGCGACTGCCTTGTGGTCTTGTCCCTAGAACGGGTCGACAGACTCTGTGCTTCGTTGACTGACTTGTCACTTCAACACTTCCACTTTGTTAAATCACGAGAGCTCTCAAGCGCGGCATTTTGGAGGCACGCAtgtgtttttcctcctccACAAGTCCATATTGCGCTTACTACGGGACTGCTGTGCAACTGTGGAGCTTGAAAACGTGGACGCCAGCGTTTGCCTGTCCAGCTCCGTTCCGGACGCGTAGAGCGGTCTTTGAagttctcgctttcttttttcccatATATTTGCTTTCCTCAGATTTTCGCATTCAAATTGCCGGAAAATCCAGCGTGCTACTGCTGGATCGTGGCATGAGCGCTGGCCATCGGCCAAGAAACGGAGGAGTTGTTTAGGCAACGACCGGACCCTCCTTACAGTGTGTCCCGACTGTTGACACCCTTCACTCTCAGCGGAGACTGCCCGTTCATTTTCTCCGCGAAACTGTTTTTGCTTTAGCGCACGTCGTTGCTTGAACAGCCTTTTTTCCGTGTGGCTTGCCCATGCCCCCTGTACACGCAGAGCGTCTCTGCGGTAACCTAAGCGTCGCGGTGCACCCTCTGCACATCTCTATTCACAGCGATTCTGGACTATGGAAGAGAGCGACTCTTCTGGCCGGCGTTCGACCATGCAGGCACGCGGGCATCACTGCGTCTCGTATAGACTCACACTTCGTTTCTGCTCCCTTCTGTTTGCCTCGTGTCTTGCAACCGCAGCCACGGCTGAGGCACCGCCGACAGTCAGCGGGCAAGTTGGAAGGGTCGCCGAAAGTTCCGAAGGATGCGCATGCGCTTCTGCACCGAGCTCGGAGCCGGCGACTACGCCTTCGACTGAACACTCTCCCGTACCCCAGATCAACTCACCAGACGCTGCTCTTGCGCGCGAGCTGTCCGGTGACGCAAACCAGTCAGGGGAGATCCCGTTGGTCGTCCCGACAGACAGTCAGGCCTTAGCTgaagcggcggcggcgcggagacacacTGAAGGAtgcagcgagacagaagagagaaccggGGAAAGCAACGTGGGTCCAGAAAAATACGGCGGCACAGGCCTCCAAGCCACTCAGACACAACCCGTGGActcgtcttccccctctcAGTGCACTCGGAGAGCTTCTGGCACAGCTGGCCGCGAAGCGTCTTCAGATCGCTACTCGACAGCTTATGCGGCGACGCAGCTGTTCGCTTCGTCTGAGGCAAGTCACGCCGAAGGAGACCCGCTCGCAGAGGCTTCCACGCGGGAAAGGGCCGCCGGGAtggctgcagctgcagaggcgcaAAAACACCGACCCTCGTGTCCTCTCTGGGGCGAGAGCTACGATGAGCGACGCTCGCGGTTTCTGCAGCGCTACGGCGACGCCTACAACCTCGAAATCGAGGCAatcaaggagagagaactcgagagatTCAGCGGCCAGGTGTACATGGACTACGCCGGTAGGTGACAGGTTGCAGGCGGCGACGCCTCAGGTTGAAACCCGCGACGCCACGCCGTGCACGGGGTTCAGCAGACTGAGGGAAAAGGTCTTCCTCTGAATGAAAGCCGCACTTTGTACGTGGGTCAGAGAGTCCGTCGGGCCATCTCAGTTTCCGACGGAATTCTTTCTACAAAAAAGCCTTAGATAAACGACATGTGAAGACTCGGACGTCCTTTGACACTCCTTGGCGAGTATGTACTGCTCCACCCTCTGCACAAGGAAGGAACGCTACAGCTCGGGGAAGAACCGACTTTCGTAGACGGAGAAAGCACCGGGGTTCGGAACAGGCAAAGCCCATTTAGATTCGCCGTTCCTTTTAGAACCACTGCAAATGGACACAAGCTACAAATTCCATCGGTGACGTCGAAAAGCTTTCCCTCGTGGTGCGTTGCGCGCGCTCGACTGCAGTTCTTTCCCTTCCTCTGTTGTTTTGGAATGTGCAGGCAGTGGCGTCTACCAACGACAGCAGCTGCGTGCGGTCTTTGATGATTTCACCCACAATGCCTACGGCAACACTCACTCTCGAAATCCTTCTGCCAAACAGACAGGTCAGAAACGCACTGTGCTGAGAAGGTGCTCAGGTGTGCCGTTCAAGCGCTGAGGGGCGCCTTCGCCTGAACGGGAGTGTCTCGCATGCTCTTCGGCGTTGAGACTTATTCCGTCCAACACAGGTAGCCTGGGGTGTTCAACTCCGGTCGTTTGTGCTAGGTTCCACATTTTCTGCCAATCGGTATCCTAAAGCTCTCTCAAAAGTAAAAAGTTCGGGCAGCAAGTTCTGATTCAGGAGCCTCGACACACCTGCGTGAGGTTCCCTGCTGCAGCCAGCAGCTGCAGGGTTGGTAGACTTTTTCAAATGTAAGTGTAAGAGACGTAAACGGTAACGGGGTCTCGGCGTCCGTCGGCGTCAGCTCCTCGATGggcgacaaagagacactGAAGCACGGCGGCTGGCAGGCGCTGGGCGTTCGTTGAACGCGACTGCACGGGTTATGTTCCACAGCGAGGGTGTTCAGTGACTCTCTTTCTGCAAGAATTGTGAAAGACCTTCGAGATGTAAACCGGGAGAGTTCAGATGGAATACACTCAGGGTGCCAATGAACAGATCTTGATACTCCCTTGTAACTCCACGTGACTCCCAGACCTGTTTCGGCCTCACACGccaaagaaggaaaagaaggagagcggaagaaagagaaagaggagaggaaaaagaggaggaaacatGTTTGGGGGCGCTTGCGACGCGGTTTTGAAGTCGATCTGCTCATCGGTTCATCGAGCCTGCGGCTTAGTCTTGTGGAGAGTGCATGTCGTCTGGTCTTTGCAGATGACAAACTGAAGGAGGCCCGACAGGTGATATCCCGTTTTTTCGACGCTCCCGAGAAGGAATACGCAGTGATTTTCACCAGTGGTAAGGCTCCTGGAGGGGAGGcagcgttttttctcgaaacATGTGTGGAAGCTCTCGAAAGAATGGATGCTTCCGCGAAAGAGACCCTCGTGCGCCATTGCTGCTGCGGCAGACTTCACAAAGGGCACTGCTACGAACCTTGGCGCCACCAGGAAGCGACAACGCCCAAAGTGGCTGACGGTTCGCTTTCAACAGCTTCGGAGGGCAGCGACTCTGTCgattctttgtctccttttcaggGGCGACGGCCGCTCTGAAACTGGTCGGCGAGTCTTTCCCCTTCACAGCAGGATTCTCCTCGTTTTACTACCTGCGAATTAACCACAATTCCGTTCTAGGAATCAGGTTCGTCTGCCCCCGGCAACTCCCACAGAGACAGTCTCTCAGTCTGTGTCAGTCGCGGCCACCCTTTTTCGACTGCGGGCTTGGCAGCCCGTAGTCGGGCACCATTAGAGCAGACGTGGAAGCAGCTGAACTCCGTGCACCGACAGGAAGATATACTCAGGGCAATCCGGGATCCTTGCTGGCGTGATGTTGCATCCTACAGCCGGCAAATCGTTTGCGTACTTCTCCGtttcagaagaaaaacaaatcaGAGGACCGCGTgactgtgtctcttccgcgtGAAATTGACCGCAGCGAAACGCACCTTCGGAGAACCGCTGTCACTTATCCCCTGGTGGGAGTGGACGTCGGTACGAGTCCACTTCAGATacttcttgtttttcctcctttaTCGAACGGTTGAGAAAGCGAGCGATTTCCCGGCGAGGCGAGCTGCTGCCTGCGCGGGTCTGCAGAGAGTTTGCGTACGcaaagaacgcgaagagcgTGCGAGCACTGTCTCCCCGGGAGGTGGAACAGATTCTGACGGAACGAGAACAGAGTACAGAACACACCTacgacgagaaagacgagagccGCCCAAGTTGTCTCTTTGCCTTTCCGGCGAAAGACAACTGGAACGGCCGCTTTTTCCCGCAGGAGTGGATCGCGCGCGTGAAGAAGTAAGACAGGAACTCGGGGGGCTCGGCCGCTGTCAAAACCTGGCTGGCTGTGTCTCATGGCTGGAATTGGGGAAGGATCACACTGAGTAACTCCGTCCATGGATGTTAACCACGCGTTCCCTTGCCCTGACACAGCAGGCCTCAGGAGCTTGAATAACACAACCTGCCTCGCCTGCTGCGTTCTCTGAATGCTTACGCTAATGTGAAGCCAAACGGCTGGCATGTTCGAGGCGTTTCAGTCTCCACCGACTCTGACACAAAGCTGTGTTTGAGCGCGAGACGCTTCTTGTGGTAGGAGACTTAGAGCCCCCCGCATCCGTGATCTGAGCCTCCATGTCACGTTCTAAAGACCTGCGATGATGGGCGCTCGTCCAGAaacttcgttctctctcgacgtTCTTGGGTTGAAGTCGATCACAGAAATACGAATCACCGGGTGTGGATGGAGTTCTTTCAACACCGCACAAGGCGATGGAAAAAGCGGAAGGAACGATATAAAGAGATTGTAAAGGTACCGTAGGCAAATGTCTCGAAACGCTTTACAGCATGTCGTGTACATCATCTCTCTATAAATCATGGATGACGGTCACCAGGTATGTGTGTGGCGTAGGTGTTTTTCAAAGACACGTCTCAAAATTGGTTAGCGTTTGTATTTTTCGAAAATCGAAAGAAAACGGTGCAAAATAAATCATGAACAGATGCCTGGAAGGACATCTCGAAGACTGTCTTAGGTCCgatctcctttcctctgttgtGAGTAtacgtacatgcatatatatatatatatatatatatgcatatatatacacacatatatgtttatgtatttACATGTACGTGCATGTATATGCCTTTCCAGAGTAGGCCTGAGCAACGACAACTGTCGCTGGTTTGTCCTGTTGGACGCCGCGGCGTACGCCCCGacttctccgctgtctctgtcccgGCACCCCGCCGActttgtcgccttctcgttttACAAGATTTTCGGCTACCCTACCGGCTTGGGTGCCCTGCTGGTTCGATCCGAGGATGCCAGCAAGCTGCAGCGCGTAAGCGATGTGGTGGCATTTTCGCGACGTTTTCTGTGGAGACGAGGCTTCGCCTCCAACTAAGTGAAGCAGGGCTTCCATACTCTTTTCCAGTTGGAAGAAAACCTATGAAAAGGAAAAATACCTCTCGGGTGCCGGTAGCTGCGACCCTTCACGCGCGATTCGCTCCGAGTGAATGGACACCAGCAGGCTAACCTAGcagcctctttcgtgttctTGTGTTTGCTGATACACTTGACCCGAGGCTTACACAACTCTTTTTTTTTGAgtatgcatgcactcgtTCTGTTCCTGGATCGGTTTTTCCGACAGCTCTACTGGGGTGGCGGGAGCGTGGCAGCAAGTGTCTGCGACAGTCGGTGGtgcgcgagaaagacgaacgtCGCTCTTCGGTTTGAGGACGGcactctccccttcctcgccATTATCGCCTCTCTGTACGGATTTAGAGCTCTGGAGGTAAGAGGAAACTGCGGCTTGATCGGATCCGTTGCGTGGTGTGTTTTTTGGGACTCGCCGTCGAGGTATTCTTAACCAATACAGGATCTCAGAAGACCTGTGAATCCCCACTTTGCTGCTACTTGTCTAACTAGATGTTGAACGCTAGGAAATGCACAAGGTGCCTGTGACCAATCTTGTAAGAAGCTCACTCGAGTCAAGTATGGTGGCCATTTCGCTTCCGTCGTCAGCATATGAGGGTGGAAGGCACTTCACAGAATACCGAGTTCTTCGCCTGGAGGCTTGTTGAGCTCCATGCCGTTGTCGTAAGAGGAGACTTCCACGACTCTGTGTACTCTCGAGTTTTGCTCGAGGACACGAACTGGTAGACTGTGGGTGTTCGGACTGCTTGCCGTTTTTGGTTCAGCGCACGCAAACTGCACCGTGTATATTTCTGCCCAGCCTGCATTCAAAACTCCGCCTGTGGACTCGCTGTACGCTTGCCACGAGATTCACTTTGTTAGCCTCCTTGATGTTCGTCTGTGCCGAGTTTGCGGATCGGATTCGCGCTGACTCGGCATTTGGTTCGTCACACGTGGAGCTGCGGAGTCCATGGCACCTGGTCGCTACTTCTCTGCGTACGGGGGTTAGACTTTGCTTCCATTGCGGACCACAAGACAGTTGCGGAATACCAATAGATGTAGGAAGTCTTGTCGAAACCGTGCTATCACCGGAGAACTTCGTCTCGGTAATCAAAGGCCTTCGAGGTCGAAACCCGTCGTCGAACTCGTAGTGTATGCTTCCCCGCGAAGGCGATTTGCATGTCTCAGGCAATCGGCATGGAAAAGATTCACCACCACGTGGCAGCGCTCACGCGTCACTTGTTTGAAAGGTTGCAGATGCTTCGCCATTCGAATGGAGCACATGCAGTGCTGCTGTACTGGAATGAGGCAAGCCCGCCGACAGGTAAGAGACTCAGCGGAGTGTGGGGTTTCTTGTTGCAGTTGCCGGGACTTTCCAGAACACTGGAGTCTTCGATTTGTGCTCCAGTCCAAGGTACGGCGATTTTTTTCACTCAACAACAGTGCAGCATGGAAGACTAAACGCCGTTACGTCTAACGCTGTCGTCGGCACGTTTCACCCCAGTTATGAAGCGCTGACAACCAGGTTCTTCATGACTTGTGTACACCGCCACGCCAACGGACTCTAGAGTGGAGACGAATTGAATGTCGAGCGTTCTGTTTACTAAGCGCCTCGCCCACGCTCTATCATGCTTTCCTGCCCGGTATGTTAACGACATAAAGTCGAGTGGCATCCAACGTATGCGTGGAAAAGCAACAACTGTATCCAAGCTGCGCGGAAAATCAGGGCTGGGGGCGCGGTTGCATGCGGCCGCTAACTTTTCCGGCGGTGAAACAGCCTCGGAGGTGACTAAAGTTCGAACCGAGTGCCGGCGACTTTGAATTCTTTTCGAGGGGTTTCGGGAGTCGCGGGGTCGGTGAATTACATCGGGAGCGCTTTGTCTTCTGCTTCAACATGCGTGCAGGAGGAATCGTTAGCTTCAATTTGCTCCGCCCAGATGGCAGCTTCATCCCTTTCCCTCAGGCaagtttcctttctccatTTTTCACGCTCCTTTTCTGCAGCACGTCGATTTGTCGAGTTTCGAGAGTCTGCGTATGCGTGAAAAAAGACCTACATCTGCTGACAAGCTGTATAAAATCCCCGCTATTCATTTCGGGAGTCTCCTTCCCACTGTTATAGGGTTCACGGAATACGCGGGTCTCTCTTTGTACCGATCCGCGATGCGACTCTCTGTATCCCTGCTTATCTTGTCTTTTAGCGGTTGCACTAGAGTAGGCTGGCACACCTTCTTACATTCTGGTGGTTCTTCTCGCGACCCTCTTTTCGCGTTCTATGACTATCCAGTGCGTAGCTACCTGCGTTCAAGCCACGGAGAACAGCGATCGAGGAAAGCAGCGCCGGCAAATGTTCCTGATCGCCTCAGATTACCGCCACACCCGGGAGGCACACACCCGTATACAGAAACGTTTTCAGGACGCCTCTTGCTCCAAGCGCCACGACGCGCGCTGTGCCCGTAGGACCGCAGCGCTTGTCTCGAGTTTCGATTCTCTCTCAGTTTAGAATGCACTAGACAACGAGACAGAGTCTCCCTCACCATCTGAGCTGCTTCGCATCTTCAATGAACCGGTAGTTTCTGCCTCACGGCCCGCAGGTTGAAGCGGACGCGTCAGCTGCCTTGATTCACCTCCGAACCGGATGCTTCTGCAACCCCGGCGGCTGCCAGGTAACCGGCGAGCAAAGCTTATCAGAGAACGTCGATTGTCGgatgttttcttcttcgttggcCGTTCGTCTGTGAGGCCTCGATGGAGTTTGCCTTTTCTGAGCCGAATCATTTAGAAACAGCCAGAAGGTAGAGAAACGTTTCACACCACGACGCTGCCTTCTACGGATTTGCTGATAATGTGGACGAGAAATGCTCTTCGTCGACCTGAAACCCTTAGAAACGCTTCGGAATGATGTCTGCTCCTTAACCCAGTCGGCTAGGATTAGGTTGGATATTCTGTATCGATAGATCTACAATCGTGGTACCCTCTTGTCGTTTGTAGAGGCCTAGTGATGCTTGTCAAGTTCCTTGTATCGATTAGAATAGTGATGGTTATATATGTCAACCCCCTGTATCATCGAACTCAGTCCATCAGGATTGAGCTGTATATTCCGTACCAGCCGACCTGAAAACGTGATATCTGTCGTTTACACACGTCTGGTGATGCCCCTCAAGTTCCTGGTATCTATCCCATGTGGCCTGAGTATCGACACTGCGTCATTTTCAGTCGTCGCGAGATATCCCGGTTCGTGGAATTTGCTTGCAGGATTTCCTGGGCTTGTCTGCCGAGGACATTATTCGCAATAgccagaagcgacagagctGTTCGGACCCTTCGGGCTCGACTCTTTCTGTGATCTCTGGAACTCCTGGCCTCATGACAGGTTGGGGTGGGGGGAGTTTGGGAGGCGGATTGTATCGAAAGCCTGCGGGCTCCGTCCGTGTGTCCATGGGCTACTTGTCTACCTTCAGCGACGTGGATGCCCTCGTGTCGTTTATCAGCGAAACATACGTGTGGTGAAGACAGAGTTAAGCGCGTGTGAAGAGTTTTACAGTGAAAAAACATGGTCTTTTTTTGCGAGAATCAGATGCAGGCCAGTCTGGCAATCGGAGGTGCGGCGTTGACAGTCTGTGGCCGTCTAATTGCCTTTCTAGA
Proteins encoded in this window:
- a CDS encoding ADP/ATP translocase (encoded by transcript TGME49_300360~Predicted trans-membrane domain (TMHMM2.0):52-75:112-132:151-174), with protein sequence MACPSSSSPPQTTDFKALSASFLRDFLMGGLAGGISKTFVAPVERVKLLLQLQDASTQIGHQEGQIKKYEGLKDCFVRVHREQGLYSFWRGNWANVVRYFPTQALNFACKEKYQKLFVRHDPKQDFWKFFAETLASGGAAGATSLSFVYPLDFARTRLGADVGKVQAERQFTGLNDCIRKIYQEFGIPGLYRGFLVSVAGIIVYRAAFFGLYDTAKAMLPSDKKVNHPVMRNFAIGLGVETAAGVIAYPLDTVRRRMMMQALRSDTLYRNTWDCAGRIAREEGVAAYYKGCASNIVRGVGGAIVLVLYDEMKRFVAS
- a CDS encoding cysteine desulfurase/selenocysteine lyase family PLP dependent transferase superfamily protein (encoded by transcript TGME49_300350), which gives rise to MEESDSSGRRSTMQARGHHCVSYRLTLRFCSLLFASCLATAATAEAPPTVSGQVGRVAESSEGCACASAPSSEPATTPSTEHSPVPQINSPDAALARELSGDANQSGEIPLVVPTDSQALAEAAAARRHTEGCSETEERTGESNVGPEKYGGTGLQATQTQPVDSSSPSQCTRRASGTAGREASSDRYSTAYAATQLFASSEASHAEGDPLAEASTRERAAGMAAAAEAQKHRPSCPLWGESYDERRSRFLQRYGDAYNLEIEAIKERELERFSGQVYMDYAGSGVYQRQQLRAVFDDFTHNAYGNTHSRNPSAKQTDDKLKEARQVISRFFDAPEKEYAVIFTSGATAALKLVGESFPFTAGFSSFYYLRINHNSVLGIREFAYAKNAKSVRALSPREVEQILTEREQSTEHTYDEKDESRPSCLFAFPAKDNWNGRFFPQEWIARVKKVGLSNDNCRWFVLLDAAAYAPTSPLSLSRHPADFVAFSFYKIFGYPTGLGALLVRSEDASKLQRLYWGGGSVAASVCDSRWCARKTNVALRFEDGTLPFLAIIASLYGFRALEAIGMEKIHHHVAALTRHLFERLQMLRHSNGAHAVLLYWNEASPPTGGIVSFNLLRPDGSFIPFPQVEADASAALIHLRTGCFCNPGGCQDFLGLSAEDIIRNSQKRQSCSDPSGSTLSVISGTPGLMTGWGGGSLGGGLYRKPAGSVRVSMGYLSTFSDVDALVSFISETYVW